One genomic window of Solanum dulcamara chromosome 12, daSolDulc1.2, whole genome shotgun sequence includes the following:
- the LOC129877075 gene encoding uncharacterized protein LOC129877075 gives MRQEFSNAKQIYHLGGMSYALNAWIYECASQVPSEIVVRVGNKILRILNWRVVAVKPKFETFMSTIFSKYRCSNIVLSQHEIKSIIIHGSQHQSEVSTSAAKVNFKKPHEVPEFEDFSTTPPTELLKRSSHVANTSFPPPFKIMKTTPTKEPIYVETANMHKDVIPPNE, from the exons ATGAGGCAGGAGTTTTCAAATGCCAAACAAATATATCATCTAGGCGGCATGTCATACGCTCTGAATGCATGGATATATGAATGTGCATCTCAAGTGCCCTCTGAAATTGTTGTAAGAGTGGGTAATAAAATTCTTAGAATTCTTAACTGGCGTGTTGTTGCTGTGAAGCCAAAATTTGAGACCTTCATGTCTACCATCTTCAGTAAG TATCGATGCTCCAACATTGTGCTATCTCAACATGAAATAAAATCTATTATCATTCATGGCAGCCAACATCAATCTGAAGTTTCTACATCAGCTGCCAAGGTCAATTTCAAAAAACCTCATGAAGTCCCTGAATTTGAGGACTTTTCAACAACACCACCCACAGAATTATTAAAAAGATCCAGTCATGTTGCTAATACATCTTTTCCACCTCCTTTCAAAATAATGAAGACTACCCCTACTAAAGAGCCAATTTATGTAGAAACAGCCAACATGCATAAGGATGTCATACCACCAAATGAATAA